A genomic window from Gossypium hirsutum isolate 1008001.06 chromosome D12, Gossypium_hirsutum_v2.1, whole genome shotgun sequence includes:
- the LOC107937282 gene encoding nuclear pore complex protein NUP98A isoform X8, with protein MFGATSRSSIFGGSSTEAFGTAQSSSPFLSTTAFGASSSPAFGSSVPAFGSSSSPAFGSSSASFGGSSVFGQKPAFGFGSTPTQSSPFGITACIWFPDTISQSAFGSSTSAFGAASTPAFGVTSTPAFGSTGSSAFGSTGTAFGVSNSPVFGTVGTFGASSAPAFGTSLTHAFGASNSAFGTSKTPVFGVSNSAFGFSDTPTFGSSSTPSFSSGSSPAFGQSTPAFASSPFGTTTIGAQSSFGPQSSAPAFGQSTFGAQRGGRRVASYTPTIDADSSIGTQMFESISAMPVYKDKSHEELRWEDYQLGDKVGLQPTAQPSGEICSGVSTAPTSPCGSSPTFGQTSVNPHSITSTNPFGVSNSPVFGTVGTFGASSAPAFGTSLTHAFGASNSAFGTSKTPVFGVSNSAFGFSDTPTFGSSSTPSFSSGSSPAFGQSTPAFASSPFGTTTIGAQSSFGPQSSAPAFGQSTFGAQRGGRRVASYTPTIDADSSIGTQMFESISAMPVYKDKSHEELRWEDYQLGDKVGLQPTAQPSGEICSGVSTAPTSPCGSSPTFGQTSVNPHSITSTNPFGVSNSPVFGTVGTFEASSAPAFGTSLTHAVGASNSAFGTSKTPVFGVSNSAFGVSDTPTFGSSSTPSFSSGSSPAFGQSTPAFASSPFGTTTIGAQSSFGPRSSAPAFGQSTFGAQRGGRRVASYTPTIDADSSIGTQMFESISAMPVYKDKSHEELRWEDYQLGDKVGLQPTAQPSGEICSGVSTAPTSPCGSSPTFGQTSVNPHSITSTNPFGVSNSPVFGTVGTFGASSAPAFGTSLTHAFGASNSAFGTSKTPVFGVSNSAFGFSDTPTFGSSSTPSFSSGSSPAFGQSTPAFASSPFGTTTIGAQSSFGPRSSAPAFGQSTFGAQRGGRRVASYTPTIDADSSIGTQMFESISAMPVYKDKSYEELRWEDYQLGDKVGLQPTAQPSGEICSGVSTAPTSPCGSSPTFGQTSVNPHSITSTNPFSLKSPSFSSVGFATSTTTSNPSQSTSSSLFDPISSTTLISISSLTPTFGTGSSLFSSSVTPPFPSSPSIFGTAAVPATTPAFATGLNFSSSQASPLFNSTPAIGQVTSTFGQSTGSFDQTSILNTSSTGFCGNMFSSPLLLAPANNPAAFGLATASRSGNLYYHSSFLSYL; from the exons ATGTTTGGTGCAACTAGCC GGAGTTCAATATTTGGGGGTTCTTCTACTGAAGCGTTTGGTACAGCCCAGTCTTCTTCTCCCTTTTTGTCAACCACAGCCTTCGGTGCCTCTTCATCTCCGGCTTTTGGAAGTTCTGTGCCTGCTTTtggatcttcttcttctcctGCTTTTGGCAGTTCATCAGCATCTTTTGGTG GATCTTCTGTTTTTGGTCAGAAGCCGGCATTTGGCTTTGGGTCTACTCCCACTCAATCAAGTCCTTTTGGAATCACAGCCTGCATTTGGTTCCCCGATACCATTTCCCAGTCTGCATTCGGTTCCAGTACTTCTGCCTTCGGTGCTGCAAGCACTCCTGCTTTCGGTGTCACAAGCACTCCTGCCTTCGGTTCAACTGGAAGTTCAGCATTTGGGAGCACTGGAACTGCATTTGGTGTGTCAAATTCCCCGGTATTTGGAACAGTAGGCACATTTGGAGCATCAAGCGCACCAGCTTTTGGCACTTCTCTCACTCATGCTTTTGGAGCATCAAATTCTGCTTTTGGCACTTCCAAGACTCCTGTTTTTGGAGTGTCAAATTCTGCTTTTGGCTTTTCCGACACTCCTACTTTTGGATCATCTTCTACTCCTTCATTCAGCTCTGGGTCTAGCCCTGCTTTTGGCCAATCAACACCAGCATTTGCCAGTAGTCCTTTTGGAACAACTACAATTGGAGCACAGAGTTCTTTTG GACCCCAATCTTCTGCACCAGCATTTGGACAGTCAACTTTTGGGGCTCAACGTGGGGGAAGAAGAGTTGCTTCTTACACGCCTACAATTGACGCTGATAGTAGCATTGGTACACAGATGTTCGAGTCAATTTCAGCTATGCCTGTTTACAAAGATAAAAGTCATGAGGAGCTGAGATGGGAGGATTATCAATTAGGAGATAAAG TTGGACTGCAGCCAACCGCTCAGCCTTCTGGAGAGATTTGCTCTGGTGTGTCAACTGCACCTACAAGTCCTTGTGGCTCTTCTCCAACATTTGGCCAAACATCTGTAAATCCTCATTCCATCACAAGTACCAATCCATTTGGTGTATCTAATTCCCCGGTATTTGGAACAGTAGGCACATTTGGAGCATCAAGCGCACCAGCTTTTGGCACTTCTCTCACTCATGCTTTTGGAGCATCAAATTCTGCTTTTGGCACTTCCAAGACTCCTGTTTTTGGAGTGTCAAATTCTGCTTTTGGCTTTTCCGACACTCCCACTTTTGGATCATCTTCTACTCCTTCATTCAGCTCTGGGTCTAGCCCTGCTTTTGGCCAATCAACACCAGCATTTGCCAGTAGTCCTTTTGGAACAACTACAATTGGAGCACAGAGTTCTTTTG GACCCCAATCTTCTGCACCAGCATTTGGACAGTCAACTTTTGGGGCTCAACGTGGGGGAAGAAGAGTTGCTTCTTACACACCTACAATTGACGCTGATAGTAGCATTGGTACACAGATGTTCGAGTCAATTTCAGCTATGCCTGTTTACAAAGATAAAAGTCATGAGGAGCTGAGATGGGAGGATTATCAATTAGGAGATAAAG TTGGACTGCAGCCAACCGCTCAGCCTTCTGGAGAGATTTGCTCTGGTGTGTCAACTGCACCTACAAGTCCTTGTGGCTCTTCTCCAACATTTGGCCAAACATCTGTAAATCCTCATTCCATCACAAGTACCAATCCATTTGGTGTATCTAATTCCCCGGTATTTGGAACAGTAGGCACATTTGAAGCATCAAGCGCACCAGCTTTTGGCACTTCTCTCACTCATGCTGTTGGAGCATCAAATTCTGCTTTTGGCACTTCCAAGACTCCTGTTTTTGGAGTGTCAAATTCTGCTTTTGGCGTTTCCGACACTCCTACTTTTGGATCATCTTCTACTCCTTCATTCAGCTCTGGGTCTAGCCCTGCTTTTGGCCAATCAACACCAGCATTTGCCAGTAGTCCTTTTGGAACAACTACAATTGGAGCACAGAGTTCTTTTG GACCCCGATCTTCTGCACCAGCATTTGGACAGTCAACTTTTGGGGCTCAACGTGGGGGAAGAAGAGTTGCTTCTTACACGCCTACAATTGACGCTGATAGTAGCATTGGTACACAGATGTTTGAGTCAATTTCAGCTATGCCTGTTTACAAAGATAAAAGTCATGAGGAGCTGAGATGGGAGGATTATCAATTAGGAGATAAAG TTGGATTGCAGCCAACCGCTCAGCCTTCTGGAGAGATTTGCTCTGGTGTGTCAACTGCACCTACAAGTCCTTGTGGTTCTTCTCCAACATTTGGCCAAACATCTGTAAATCCTCATTCCATCACAAGTACCAATCCATTTGGTGTGTCTAATTCCCCGGTATTTGGAACAGTAGGCACATTTGGAGCATCAAGCGCACCAGCTTTTGGCACTTCTCTCACTCATGCTTTTGGAGCATCAAATTCTGCTTTTGGCACTTCCAAGACTCCTGTTTTTGGAGTGTCAAATTCTGCTTTTGGCTTTTCCGACACTCCTACTTTTGGATCATCTTCTACTCCTTCATTCAGCTCTGGGTCTAGCCCTGCTTTTGGCCAATCAACACCAGCATTTGCCAGTAGTCCTTTTGGAACAACTACAATTGGAGCACAGAGTTCTTTTG GACCCCGATCTTCTGCACCAGCATTTGGACAGTCAACTTTTGGGGCTCAACGTGGGGGAAGAAGAGTTGCTTCTTACACGCCTACAATTGACGCTGATAGTAGCATTGGTACACAGATGTTCGAGTCAATTTCAGCTATGCCTGTTTACAAAGATAAAAGTTATGAGGAGCTGAGATGGGAGGATTATCAATTAGGAGATAAAG TTGGACTGCAGCCAACCGCTCAGCCTTCTGGAGAGATTTGCTCTGGTGTGTCAACTGCACCTACAAGTCCTTGTGGTTCTTCTCCAACATTTGGCCAAACATCTGTAAATCCTCATTCCATCACAAGTACCAATCCATTTAGTCTAAAATCTCCATCCTTCAGCAGTGTAGGCTTTGCAACCTCGACTACTACCTCAAACCCTTCCCAATCAACATCATCAAGCCTTTTTGACCCAATTTCCTCAACAACTCTAATATCTATTTCATCTTTGACTCCTACATTTGGAACTGGTTCATCTCTTTTTAGTTCATCTGTCACGCCTCCATTTCCATCTTCACCATCCATTTTTGGTACTGCTGCAGTTCCTGCAACAACTCCAGCATTTGCTACCGGTTTAAATTTTAGCAGCAGCCAAGCATCCCCTTTGTTCAATTCTACCCCTGCAATTGGGCAGGTGACCTCTACATTTGGACAGAGTACTGGTAGCTTTGACCAAACAAGCATTTTAAACACATCTTCAACTGGGTTTTGTGGGAATATGTTTTCTAGCCCTCTACTGTTGGCTCCAGCTAACAACCCAGCTGCCTTTGGCCTGGCAACTGCAAGTCGCTCTGGAAATCTTTACTATCATTCTTCCTTTTTATCATACTTATGA
- the LOC107937282 gene encoding nuclear pore complex protein NUP98A isoform X1 yields the protein MFGATSQKVHPDNALFCAHLHPSLFLGRPTMQVAISLHLNLPLVVQPSFASQTGSSIFGGSSTEAFGTAQSSSPFLSTTAFGASSSPAFGSSVPAFGSSSSPAFGSSSASFGGSSVFGQKPAFGFGSTPTQSSPFGITACIWFPDTISQSAFGSSTSAFGAASTPAFGVTSTPAFGSTGSSAFGSTGTAFGVSNSPVFGTVGTFGASSAPAFGTSLTHAFGASNSAFGTSKTPVFGVSNSAFGFSDTPTFGSSSTPSFSSGSSPAFGQSTPAFASSPFGTTTIGAQSSFGPQSSAPAFGQSTFGAQRGGRRVASYTPTIDADSSIGTQMFESISAMPVYKDKSHEELRWEDYQLGDKVGLQPTAQPSGEICSGVSTAPTSPCGSSPTFGQTSVNPHSITSTNPFGVSNSPVFGTVGTFGASSAPAFGTSLTHAFGASNSAFGTSKTPVFGVSNSAFGFSDTPTFGSSSTPSFSSGSSPAFGQSTPAFASSPFGTTTIGAQSSFGPQSSAPAFGQSTFGAQRGGRRVASYTPTIDADSSIGTQMFESISAMPVYKDKSHEELRWEDYQLGDKVGLQPTAQPSGEICSGVSTAPTSPCGSSPTFGQTSVNPHSITSTNPFGVSNSPVFGTVGTFEASSAPAFGTSLTHAVGASNSAFGTSKTPVFGVSNSAFGVSDTPTFGSSSTPSFSSGSSPAFGQSTPAFASSPFGTTTIGAQSSFGPRSSAPAFGQSTFGAQRGGRRVASYTPTIDADSSIGTQMFESISAMPVYKDKSHEELRWEDYQLGDKVGLQPTAQPSGEICSGVSTAPTSPCGSSPTFGQTSVNPHSITSTNPFGVSNSPVFGTVGTFGASSAPAFGTSLTHAFGASNSAFGTSKTPVFGVSNSAFGFSDTPTFGSSSTPSFSSGSSPAFGQSTPAFASSPFGTTTIGAQSSFGPRSSAPAFGQSTFGAQRGGRRVASYTPTIDADSSIGTQMFESISAMPVYKDKSYEELRWEDYQLGDKVGLQPTAQPSGEICSGVSTAPTSPCGSSPTFGQTSVNPHSITSTNPFSLKSPSFSSVGFATSTTTSNPSQSTSSSLFDPISSTTLISISSLTPTFGTGSSLFSSSVTPPFPSSPSIFGTAAVPATTPAFATGLNFSSSQASPLFNSTPAIGQVTSTFGQSTGSFDQTSILNTSSTGFCGNMFSSPLLLAPANNPAAFGLATASRSGNLYYHSSFLSYL from the exons ATGTTTGGTGCAACTAGCC AAAAAGTGCATCCTGATAATGCTTTGTTCTGTG CCCATTTGCATCCCAGTCTGTTTTTGGGGAGACCAACAATGCAAGTAGCAATCAGTTTGCACCTAAACCTTCCTTTAGTAGTCCAAccctcttttgcttcccaaacaGGGAGTTCAATATTTGGGGGTTCTTCTACTGAAGCGTTTGGTACAGCCCAGTCTTCTTCTCCCTTTTTGTCAACCACAGCCTTCGGTGCCTCTTCATCTCCGGCTTTTGGAAGTTCTGTGCCTGCTTTtggatcttcttcttctcctGCTTTTGGCAGTTCATCAGCATCTTTTGGTG GATCTTCTGTTTTTGGTCAGAAGCCGGCATTTGGCTTTGGGTCTACTCCCACTCAATCAAGTCCTTTTGGAATCACAGCCTGCATTTGGTTCCCCGATACCATTTCCCAGTCTGCATTCGGTTCCAGTACTTCTGCCTTCGGTGCTGCAAGCACTCCTGCTTTCGGTGTCACAAGCACTCCTGCCTTCGGTTCAACTGGAAGTTCAGCATTTGGGAGCACTGGAACTGCATTTGGTGTGTCAAATTCCCCGGTATTTGGAACAGTAGGCACATTTGGAGCATCAAGCGCACCAGCTTTTGGCACTTCTCTCACTCATGCTTTTGGAGCATCAAATTCTGCTTTTGGCACTTCCAAGACTCCTGTTTTTGGAGTGTCAAATTCTGCTTTTGGCTTTTCCGACACTCCTACTTTTGGATCATCTTCTACTCCTTCATTCAGCTCTGGGTCTAGCCCTGCTTTTGGCCAATCAACACCAGCATTTGCCAGTAGTCCTTTTGGAACAACTACAATTGGAGCACAGAGTTCTTTTG GACCCCAATCTTCTGCACCAGCATTTGGACAGTCAACTTTTGGGGCTCAACGTGGGGGAAGAAGAGTTGCTTCTTACACGCCTACAATTGACGCTGATAGTAGCATTGGTACACAGATGTTCGAGTCAATTTCAGCTATGCCTGTTTACAAAGATAAAAGTCATGAGGAGCTGAGATGGGAGGATTATCAATTAGGAGATAAAG TTGGACTGCAGCCAACCGCTCAGCCTTCTGGAGAGATTTGCTCTGGTGTGTCAACTGCACCTACAAGTCCTTGTGGCTCTTCTCCAACATTTGGCCAAACATCTGTAAATCCTCATTCCATCACAAGTACCAATCCATTTGGTGTATCTAATTCCCCGGTATTTGGAACAGTAGGCACATTTGGAGCATCAAGCGCACCAGCTTTTGGCACTTCTCTCACTCATGCTTTTGGAGCATCAAATTCTGCTTTTGGCACTTCCAAGACTCCTGTTTTTGGAGTGTCAAATTCTGCTTTTGGCTTTTCCGACACTCCCACTTTTGGATCATCTTCTACTCCTTCATTCAGCTCTGGGTCTAGCCCTGCTTTTGGCCAATCAACACCAGCATTTGCCAGTAGTCCTTTTGGAACAACTACAATTGGAGCACAGAGTTCTTTTG GACCCCAATCTTCTGCACCAGCATTTGGACAGTCAACTTTTGGGGCTCAACGTGGGGGAAGAAGAGTTGCTTCTTACACACCTACAATTGACGCTGATAGTAGCATTGGTACACAGATGTTCGAGTCAATTTCAGCTATGCCTGTTTACAAAGATAAAAGTCATGAGGAGCTGAGATGGGAGGATTATCAATTAGGAGATAAAG TTGGACTGCAGCCAACCGCTCAGCCTTCTGGAGAGATTTGCTCTGGTGTGTCAACTGCACCTACAAGTCCTTGTGGCTCTTCTCCAACATTTGGCCAAACATCTGTAAATCCTCATTCCATCACAAGTACCAATCCATTTGGTGTATCTAATTCCCCGGTATTTGGAACAGTAGGCACATTTGAAGCATCAAGCGCACCAGCTTTTGGCACTTCTCTCACTCATGCTGTTGGAGCATCAAATTCTGCTTTTGGCACTTCCAAGACTCCTGTTTTTGGAGTGTCAAATTCTGCTTTTGGCGTTTCCGACACTCCTACTTTTGGATCATCTTCTACTCCTTCATTCAGCTCTGGGTCTAGCCCTGCTTTTGGCCAATCAACACCAGCATTTGCCAGTAGTCCTTTTGGAACAACTACAATTGGAGCACAGAGTTCTTTTG GACCCCGATCTTCTGCACCAGCATTTGGACAGTCAACTTTTGGGGCTCAACGTGGGGGAAGAAGAGTTGCTTCTTACACGCCTACAATTGACGCTGATAGTAGCATTGGTACACAGATGTTTGAGTCAATTTCAGCTATGCCTGTTTACAAAGATAAAAGTCATGAGGAGCTGAGATGGGAGGATTATCAATTAGGAGATAAAG TTGGATTGCAGCCAACCGCTCAGCCTTCTGGAGAGATTTGCTCTGGTGTGTCAACTGCACCTACAAGTCCTTGTGGTTCTTCTCCAACATTTGGCCAAACATCTGTAAATCCTCATTCCATCACAAGTACCAATCCATTTGGTGTGTCTAATTCCCCGGTATTTGGAACAGTAGGCACATTTGGAGCATCAAGCGCACCAGCTTTTGGCACTTCTCTCACTCATGCTTTTGGAGCATCAAATTCTGCTTTTGGCACTTCCAAGACTCCTGTTTTTGGAGTGTCAAATTCTGCTTTTGGCTTTTCCGACACTCCTACTTTTGGATCATCTTCTACTCCTTCATTCAGCTCTGGGTCTAGCCCTGCTTTTGGCCAATCAACACCAGCATTTGCCAGTAGTCCTTTTGGAACAACTACAATTGGAGCACAGAGTTCTTTTG GACCCCGATCTTCTGCACCAGCATTTGGACAGTCAACTTTTGGGGCTCAACGTGGGGGAAGAAGAGTTGCTTCTTACACGCCTACAATTGACGCTGATAGTAGCATTGGTACACAGATGTTCGAGTCAATTTCAGCTATGCCTGTTTACAAAGATAAAAGTTATGAGGAGCTGAGATGGGAGGATTATCAATTAGGAGATAAAG TTGGACTGCAGCCAACCGCTCAGCCTTCTGGAGAGATTTGCTCTGGTGTGTCAACTGCACCTACAAGTCCTTGTGGTTCTTCTCCAACATTTGGCCAAACATCTGTAAATCCTCATTCCATCACAAGTACCAATCCATTTAGTCTAAAATCTCCATCCTTCAGCAGTGTAGGCTTTGCAACCTCGACTACTACCTCAAACCCTTCCCAATCAACATCATCAAGCCTTTTTGACCCAATTTCCTCAACAACTCTAATATCTATTTCATCTTTGACTCCTACATTTGGAACTGGTTCATCTCTTTTTAGTTCATCTGTCACGCCTCCATTTCCATCTTCACCATCCATTTTTGGTACTGCTGCAGTTCCTGCAACAACTCCAGCATTTGCTACCGGTTTAAATTTTAGCAGCAGCCAAGCATCCCCTTTGTTCAATTCTACCCCTGCAATTGGGCAGGTGACCTCTACATTTGGACAGAGTACTGGTAGCTTTGACCAAACAAGCATTTTAAACACATCTTCAACTGGGTTTTGTGGGAATATGTTTTCTAGCCCTCTACTGTTGGCTCCAGCTAACAACCCAGCTGCCTTTGGCCTGGCAACTGCAAGTCGCTCTGGAAATCTTTACTATCATTCTTCCTTTTTATCATACTTATGA
- the LOC107937282 gene encoding nuclear pore complex protein NUP98B isoform X2, with the protein MFGATSQKVHPDNALFCAHLHPSLFLGRPTMQVAISLHLNLPLVVQPSFASQTGSSIFGGSSTEAFGTAQSSSPFLSTTAFGASSSPAFGSSVPAFGSSSSPAFGSSSASFGGSSVFGQKPAFGFGSTPTQSSPFGITACIWFPDTISQSAFGSSTSAFGAASTPAFGVTSTPAFGSTGSSAFGSTGTAFGVSNSPVFGTVGTFGASSAPAFGTSLTHAFGASNSAFGTSKTPVFGVSNSAFGFSDTPTFGSSSTPSFSSGSSPAFGQSTPAFASSPFGTTTIGAQSSFGPQSSAPAFGQSTFGAQRGGRRVASYTPTIDADSSIGTQMFESISAMPVYKDKSHEELRWEDYQLGDKVGLQPTAQPSGEICSGVSTAPTSPCGSSPTFGQTSVNPHSITSTNPFGVSNSPVFGTVGTFGASSAPAFGTSLTHAFGASNSAFGTSKTPVFGVSNSAFGFSDTPTFGSSSTPSFSSGSSPAFGQSTPAFASSPFGTTTIGAQSSFGPQSSAPAFGQSTFGAQRGGRRVASYTPTIDADSSIGTQMFESISAMPVYKDKSHEELRWEDYQLGDKVGLQPTAQPSGEICSGVSTAPTSPCGSSPTFGQTSVNPHSITSTNPFGVSNSPVFGTVGTFEASSAPAFGTSLTHAVGASNSAFGTSKTPVFGVSNSAFGVSDTPTFGSSSTPSFSSGSSPAFGQSTPAFASSPFGTTTIGAQSSFAFGQSTFGAQRGGRRVASYTPTIDADSSIGTQMFESISAMPVYKDKSHEELRWEDYQLGDKVGLQPTAQPSGEICSGVSTAPTSPCGSSPTFGQTSVNPHSITSTNPFGVSNSPVFGTVGTFGASSAPAFGTSLTHAFGASNSAFGTSKTPVFGVSNSAFGFSDTPTFGSSSTPSFSSGSSPAFGQSTPAFASSPFGTTTIGAQSSFGPRSSAPAFGQSTFGAQRGGRRVASYTPTIDADSSIGTQMFESISAMPVYKDKSYEELRWEDYQLGDKVGLQPTAQPSGEICSGVSTAPTSPCGSSPTFGQTSVNPHSITSTNPFSLKSPSFSSVGFATSTTTSNPSQSTSSSLFDPISSTTLISISSLTPTFGTGSSLFSSSVTPPFPSSPSIFGTAAVPATTPAFATGLNFSSSQASPLFNSTPAIGQVTSTFGQSTGSFDQTSILNTSSTGFCGNMFSSPLLLAPANNPAAFGLATASRSGNLYYHSSFLSYL; encoded by the exons ATGTTTGGTGCAACTAGCC AAAAAGTGCATCCTGATAATGCTTTGTTCTGTG CCCATTTGCATCCCAGTCTGTTTTTGGGGAGACCAACAATGCAAGTAGCAATCAGTTTGCACCTAAACCTTCCTTTAGTAGTCCAAccctcttttgcttcccaaacaGGGAGTTCAATATTTGGGGGTTCTTCTACTGAAGCGTTTGGTACAGCCCAGTCTTCTTCTCCCTTTTTGTCAACCACAGCCTTCGGTGCCTCTTCATCTCCGGCTTTTGGAAGTTCTGTGCCTGCTTTtggatcttcttcttctcctGCTTTTGGCAGTTCATCAGCATCTTTTGGTG GATCTTCTGTTTTTGGTCAGAAGCCGGCATTTGGCTTTGGGTCTACTCCCACTCAATCAAGTCCTTTTGGAATCACAGCCTGCATTTGGTTCCCCGATACCATTTCCCAGTCTGCATTCGGTTCCAGTACTTCTGCCTTCGGTGCTGCAAGCACTCCTGCTTTCGGTGTCACAAGCACTCCTGCCTTCGGTTCAACTGGAAGTTCAGCATTTGGGAGCACTGGAACTGCATTTGGTGTGTCAAATTCCCCGGTATTTGGAACAGTAGGCACATTTGGAGCATCAAGCGCACCAGCTTTTGGCACTTCTCTCACTCATGCTTTTGGAGCATCAAATTCTGCTTTTGGCACTTCCAAGACTCCTGTTTTTGGAGTGTCAAATTCTGCTTTTGGCTTTTCCGACACTCCTACTTTTGGATCATCTTCTACTCCTTCATTCAGCTCTGGGTCTAGCCCTGCTTTTGGCCAATCAACACCAGCATTTGCCAGTAGTCCTTTTGGAACAACTACAATTGGAGCACAGAGTTCTTTTG GACCCCAATCTTCTGCACCAGCATTTGGACAGTCAACTTTTGGGGCTCAACGTGGGGGAAGAAGAGTTGCTTCTTACACGCCTACAATTGACGCTGATAGTAGCATTGGTACACAGATGTTCGAGTCAATTTCAGCTATGCCTGTTTACAAAGATAAAAGTCATGAGGAGCTGAGATGGGAGGATTATCAATTAGGAGATAAAG TTGGACTGCAGCCAACCGCTCAGCCTTCTGGAGAGATTTGCTCTGGTGTGTCAACTGCACCTACAAGTCCTTGTGGCTCTTCTCCAACATTTGGCCAAACATCTGTAAATCCTCATTCCATCACAAGTACCAATCCATTTGGTGTATCTAATTCCCCGGTATTTGGAACAGTAGGCACATTTGGAGCATCAAGCGCACCAGCTTTTGGCACTTCTCTCACTCATGCTTTTGGAGCATCAAATTCTGCTTTTGGCACTTCCAAGACTCCTGTTTTTGGAGTGTCAAATTCTGCTTTTGGCTTTTCCGACACTCCCACTTTTGGATCATCTTCTACTCCTTCATTCAGCTCTGGGTCTAGCCCTGCTTTTGGCCAATCAACACCAGCATTTGCCAGTAGTCCTTTTGGAACAACTACAATTGGAGCACAGAGTTCTTTTG GACCCCAATCTTCTGCACCAGCATTTGGACAGTCAACTTTTGGGGCTCAACGTGGGGGAAGAAGAGTTGCTTCTTACACACCTACAATTGACGCTGATAGTAGCATTGGTACACAGATGTTCGAGTCAATTTCAGCTATGCCTGTTTACAAAGATAAAAGTCATGAGGAGCTGAGATGGGAGGATTATCAATTAGGAGATAAAG TTGGACTGCAGCCAACCGCTCAGCCTTCTGGAGAGATTTGCTCTGGTGTGTCAACTGCACCTACAAGTCCTTGTGGCTCTTCTCCAACATTTGGCCAAACATCTGTAAATCCTCATTCCATCACAAGTACCAATCCATTTGGTGTATCTAATTCCCCGGTATTTGGAACAGTAGGCACATTTGAAGCATCAAGCGCACCAGCTTTTGGCACTTCTCTCACTCATGCTGTTGGAGCATCAAATTCTGCTTTTGGCACTTCCAAGACTCCTGTTTTTGGAGTGTCAAATTCTGCTTTTGGCGTTTCCGACACTCCTACTTTTGGATCATCTTCTACTCCTTCATTCAGCTCTGGGTCTAGCCCTGCTTTTGGCCAATCAACACCAGCATTTGCCAGTAGTCCTTTTGGAACAACTACAATTGGAGCACAGAGTTCTTTTG CATTTGGACAGTCAACTTTTGGGGCTCAACGTGGGGGAAGAAGAGTTGCTTCTTACACGCCTACAATTGACGCTGATAGTAGCATTGGTACACAGATGTTTGAGTCAATTTCAGCTATGCCTGTTTACAAAGATAAAAGTCATGAGGAGCTGAGATGGGAGGATTATCAATTAGGAGATAAAG TTGGATTGCAGCCAACCGCTCAGCCTTCTGGAGAGATTTGCTCTGGTGTGTCAACTGCACCTACAAGTCCTTGTGGTTCTTCTCCAACATTTGGCCAAACATCTGTAAATCCTCATTCCATCACAAGTACCAATCCATTTGGTGTGTCTAATTCCCCGGTATTTGGAACAGTAGGCACATTTGGAGCATCAAGCGCACCAGCTTTTGGCACTTCTCTCACTCATGCTTTTGGAGCATCAAATTCTGCTTTTGGCACTTCCAAGACTCCTGTTTTTGGAGTGTCAAATTCTGCTTTTGGCTTTTCCGACACTCCTACTTTTGGATCATCTTCTACTCCTTCATTCAGCTCTGGGTCTAGCCCTGCTTTTGGCCAATCAACACCAGCATTTGCCAGTAGTCCTTTTGGAACAACTACAATTGGAGCACAGAGTTCTTTTG GACCCCGATCTTCTGCACCAGCATTTGGACAGTCAACTTTTGGGGCTCAACGTGGGGGAAGAAGAGTTGCTTCTTACACGCCTACAATTGACGCTGATAGTAGCATTGGTACACAGATGTTCGAGTCAATTTCAGCTATGCCTGTTTACAAAGATAAAAGTTATGAGGAGCTGAGATGGGAGGATTATCAATTAGGAGATAAAG TTGGACTGCAGCCAACCGCTCAGCCTTCTGGAGAGATTTGCTCTGGTGTGTCAACTGCACCTACAAGTCCTTGTGGTTCTTCTCCAACATTTGGCCAAACATCTGTAAATCCTCATTCCATCACAAGTACCAATCCATTTAGTCTAAAATCTCCATCCTTCAGCAGTGTAGGCTTTGCAACCTCGACTACTACCTCAAACCCTTCCCAATCAACATCATCAAGCCTTTTTGACCCAATTTCCTCAACAACTCTAATATCTATTTCATCTTTGACTCCTACATTTGGAACTGGTTCATCTCTTTTTAGTTCATCTGTCACGCCTCCATTTCCATCTTCACCATCCATTTTTGGTACTGCTGCAGTTCCTGCAACAACTCCAGCATTTGCTACCGGTTTAAATTTTAGCAGCAGCCAAGCATCCCCTTTGTTCAATTCTACCCCTGCAATTGGGCAGGTGACCTCTACATTTGGACAGAGTACTGGTAGCTTTGACCAAACAAGCATTTTAAACACATCTTCAACTGGGTTTTGTGGGAATATGTTTTCTAGCCCTCTACTGTTGGCTCCAGCTAACAACCCAGCTGCCTTTGGCCTGGCAACTGCAAGTCGCTCTGGAAATCTTTACTATCATTCTTCCTTTTTATCATACTTATGA